The sequence GATCCGGCTGGTTTTCAATGGATTGATGCAGATAACAACGAACAAAGCATTCTACTATTCATCAGGAAAGCAAAGGAGAGCGAACACAACTTAATCATCCTATGTAATTTTACACCTAATGTTTATTACGACTATCGCATAGGCGTTCCATTCCCTGGTACGTATGTAGAGATTTTTAACTCAGATGCAGCACCCTTTGGTGGATCTGATCAACTGAACTCTGCAAAGTATTTCAGTCTTCCAGAACAATGGCACGGCCATGCACAGCACATCCAAGTAAAGGTTCCACCTTTAGCTATCGCGATTTTCACCAGAGAACAACATAAAAAGGAGGATAAGGAATGAAAAAAGAATGTGTGACCATGCTTTTGGCCGGTGGTGTTGGAAAGCGTCTCGGTTTATTAACGAAAAACCTTGCCAAACCGGCAGTCCCTTTCGGTGGAAGGTATCGAATTATTGATTTCACACTTAGCAACTGCTTGAACTCTCGTATGTATACCGTAGGCGTTCTTACCCAATATTCTCCATTTGTACTGCATAAACATATCGGTGTCGGAAAACCATGGGATCTTGATCGATTAGAAGATGGCCTCGCGATCCTTTCCCCCTACACAGAGAATGATGGCGGCAACTGGTATCTCGGAACAGCAGATGCCATTACTAAAAATATGAAATTCATCGAGCGTTATCAGCCGGAATATTTAGTTGTATTATCCGGAGACCACATATACCATATGGACTATGATAAACTGCTGCAATATCACAAAGATCAAAAAGCGGATGTAACGATTGCTGCACTTGAAATCCCTTTAAATGAAGCCTCCCGTTTCGGCATCGTCAACACCGACGAAAACTTAAAAATCTATCAATTTGAAGAAAAGCCAAAAGAACCTAAAAACAACCTAGCTTCTATGGGCATTTATATATTTAATTGGACATTATTAAAAGAATATTTGGAAGCTGACATGGTCAATCCCGCCTCACAGCATGATTTCGGACATGATATTATACCGACAATGCTTGCTAATCAATGTTCGATGTACGCATACCGCTTTACAGGCTACTGGAAAGATGTTGGTACCATTCAAAGCTATTGGGAAGCACATA is a genomic window of Gracilibacillus salinarum containing:
- a CDS encoding glucose-1-phosphate adenylyltransferase, producing MKKECVTMLLAGGVGKRLGLLTKNLAKPAVPFGGRYRIIDFTLSNCLNSRMYTVGVLTQYSPFVLHKHIGVGKPWDLDRLEDGLAILSPYTENDGGNWYLGTADAITKNMKFIERYQPEYLVVLSGDHIYHMDYDKLLQYHKDQKADVTIAALEIPLNEASRFGIVNTDENLKIYQFEEKPKEPKNNLASMGIYIFNWTLLKEYLEADMVNPASQHDFGHDIIPTMLANQCSMYAYRFTGYWKDVGTIQSYWEAHMDLLEDDIPFSLNNDDWRIYSHDSNFAPQLIEEGASIKQSLINNGCMIAGDVQQSVLFENVRIGTDTTVDQSILLPGGRIGDNVTLKRVIVQENVIIPDHTTIISLPDEEPIVISNENIDVISVNRGVAP